One Salvelinus alpinus chromosome 9, SLU_Salpinus.1, whole genome shotgun sequence genomic window, TTTCCATCTCACAACTATGAATCTCAACAGTCCTGAAATTAGGATAGAAACAAACATGTATACAGTTTACATGTTCAGCTGCACAGCAGTTCAAGAGTGAAGGTGATCACATTTGTAGTATTGCAACCAGGGATGGATGACATTAAATCACACTGCATTGGTTAAGGTGGTCATGGAACTAAAAGCAGATCACTGACACTAGACTGAAGAATGACAAGTCAGAGTTCATCTAGAGATAGAACATTAGACAAGGGAGATGTGCAGTCTCACAACACAAAGGGAATATGGTAAACATACTAGACTGATGGTTTTTCAAGGCACACAGAACTTCACAACTGATCACCCCTATCTCACATTTCAACATGGATATTCATATTCACATGAGATAATGACAACTGATTTGTGGATGGAGACCATGTGTGTGCTATTTTTCCACTTCAAAGTGAACATTTTTAGCTAGTATTTTCAGATGAATGTGATGAATTCAAAAAGTTAACCAATAGATACATTGAAGTGAGTGTGACAGTATGTCTTGGAACGTGAAACCAGACATTAGAACCACAAAATAATGTATTTCCACACGTCCAATGTACCAAAGGGTCAATATTAGGATACCTCAAATATTTTCTCTAAAAAGAGTAGCATTGGTCCGGTACTAACAGATTTACCACTGAGGTAAAACTACATTCATCACACAGAGAGGAGATACTCGGAGGTTGGCTTCATCTATTTGTATGGCATTACTATGCCACAATATTATGTGCTCTTGAAAATCCCCCATTGAAATAGAATGGAGGCTTGAACATCAGTATTTAGAGATGTGATCATCTATTTTGTTTAGTGCAAACTGACATGTTGGATAGGCGAAACCAATTGTGTTCAAAATAGTATACATTATCTGTGGGAATAAATAACTCATTTCTATGCTGGAACATTGTCCATTTCAAATATTATGGTTAGCTTAGAATGAGTTTACTACTGTTGGCCCGTGTTCTACATGAAGACATCTGGTAGTATACACACACCTAACTGTACACTGGAGTTCGTCCAATGTTTTAACAATTAtatactgtactgcatacatCAGAAAATCATGTAATCTGACTCATGGGTAAGAACATTTCTAAACGGAGTAGACATTTTATCATTCTGTCCTGAGAAAGTATATGAAAAATGTCAAATGCCTACATGAGCATATAGGGATCTGAGCAACAACTGAAAAGTTCTcattccatctgtttctgtcaaTATGTCAAACAGACTACTGCTTATTGGATATGGAATAACAGTATCACCTTTCATCTAAAGCAGGGTAGAGCAACATGGGTTCAAATGCATATTCATTTGCATGGAAATGACAGAAGAGGCAAAACTGTTGGGAGAGTACCTTACAAATGTAATTTAAAATATTTGTACAAAAACACAATGTTAATATCCATGAAAGCTGCATGATTTaaaatgagtaaaaaaataaaaagtaggaATGAGTAAACAAGATGTTTTGTCCAGATACACACCCCTCACGCTGCCTGCTCACAGCCATCACTATAGAAACACAAGACTGAACCACAACATAAATATCAGTTCTGTTGATATGAGTATAAAATATTAGTATAAACATCGCATTAGAAGTGTCCATCACATCTGCACATAGCACCATAGATAACATGAGAATGGCTCTCGCCATGGCTGTGTTTAGATAGGCAGCCCAATTGATATTTTTTGACCAAACAGATcactgaaaaagatctgatgtcaaaagaccaattagtggaaaaagatcagaattgagtTGCCAGTAATAGATTTTATGCACATGTTCCAATGCCCATACAGGCATAGCATACCAATAGACTACTTTGGCTGTGGAAGTCCATAGGAAATGGTATGCTAGTGCGGATATTGGAACAGCCTTTGTGTTGCTGTCAGTCCCTAGTGACGTTGCATGGGAGAGGTACTGCGTGTCTATTTCGCACAGCTCTGCCCTGAACACTGGGAGTACTAGTTCAACATCTGTCAGTACATGAACCAGAAACCAACTAAAAACTACAACCACACACAAGGTAAAACACAGTCTGTTAAATTACGCAGATTGTTACAGTACACAGTAAATTGTAGGCTACAGATAGCAATATGCTGTAAATCCTTTAGAAAAATGACACACCCACTCATGTGTACACACAATGTATCGACTTAAATTATAAATGTTTTGTGGGGGTGTAGGCAGAGATATGCAAGCCTACGAACAGGAGctagttacacacagacatcaaAACGAAGACTGTATACTCACTATGGGAAATCCGACTGAATTGACAGACCGACACTGACTGGATCACTTGATATAAATAGGCTTCAGATGAATTCAACACTAAGACAAAAACATCTTTAGAAAAATCTAAATTATTACCCCAAAAATATGGTGAAAATGTATAAATGCATGGGCAATGTGTTAAAATGTATACCTTGACAAAAAGCATTACAAATGATTATTTAAATGGAAGTTGACAAGTACATGTGCTCTAACCCCAGGACCTCTGGATGGATATAAGGATTGGCTGGTCACACAAGACAGTTTATAAAGTGCTTCATGTTTATAACACCACACAACGCTTCACTTTCCCCAGTAGAAAGCATCCTTCCATTCACAATATACTGGAAATGCTTCCAAATCCAATTCTAAAATCCCCCCCCAAACACAAGTTGCAGAACATACGCAAACTAAGCATTACAATGGAGAAAGCCTGTGTGTACTAATACGCAACTAAATGCAGACTATGGGAAGTGCCAAAAGAAGAGATATGTTGGACAGATACACTGACTGCTGTATGATCTGACTGAAGCTGTACACTCACAAGAATACAGCAAGATGCCTTCATCTGGCTGcccttctctttcactctcttgcTTTTAAATCTCACAATCTATGCACCATCTGTCTTGCTTATTTGCTCCAGCTTTCTGTAtccctctcctgctctttctcccccACCCGTTAGGCCATCAACAACATAGTATAGTATGAAATAGAAGAACCACTGCATGTGTGAGACTGATGGATACAGGAGTTACTGTCCTCTGATCCAGCAAGAGGAGTAGTCACTCAACCAATTCATCATAACGGCATCTGCCCGGCCATCTCTCTGTCTATGAATGCATGTACAGACACTCCTCAAAATATCACCTGGGGGTACACGAGCACATCTGATAAAATCTTTAAAATGTCTTCATTACTTCATGTTCTTAGGGGGTTCATAGCATGGCCAGACATCTCTACCCCCATTCTCCATATCTGTGTTGCTTGGAGGGGTTGTATTGTAAGCAGCAGACACAACCTGGCCCAGTCTGGGGTTCAAAGAGTGGGCAGAAGTCACTAGAACCCCCATCAGTGTATCGGTGGTCCCAGTAAAGATCACTGCTCCTGTAGGCTCTCCAGCAGGTCCTCTATCTTCTCCATGTTCTGGGAGGTGCTCATGGGGGTCTGGAGGTTGGTCTGCATGGGGGTCTGGAGGTTGGTCTGCATGGGGGTTGTTTCTATGGTAGTCTGTATATTGGTCTGCATTGCAGTCTGTATGTTGGTCTGCATTGGGGTCTGTAGGTTGGCCTGCAAGGCATTTTCTAAGCTACTCATGGCGTTTTGTAGACCAGTCTGCATGGGTGTCTGAAGATTAGTCTGCATGGGTGTCTGAAGATTAGTCTGCATGGGTGTGGTGGTCTGGGCCATGTTTGGGTCCATGAGAGGCTGGATGTGGCTGGCCTGCAAAGGGTTGTGGTTCTGGGGCTGGCTCTGGGCAGACATTGTAGAACCAGAGGACGTCATCAGCTGGGAGGAAtctgaggagaaagagaaggatgtCACACAAAGATTATATTATATATCAAGTAAGTAAATATTCTTCTACTATTGTCCATGCGGAGTACTGATCCTGACAGGTAAAGCAGTCTCACCGTTCTGGAGGCCAAACACAAACAGATTGGGTTGTCCTCCTGGCTGGCCAACGTTCCCGTTCACTCCCATCTGGAACAGCTGCTCTGGGGGTCTCTTACCAGGGGAGGATGTGGTACTTTGCAGTCCCACAACCCCCAGCCCACTCTGCATTACAAAGATAGTTTCCCCTGCTGCAGCCTGGTTTCCTTGTTCCTGTGTGGCCATGCTGCCCTGCAGACCAGAAAGAGAACCCTGTGGCAGGAACAGCTCCACCTGCTGGCTGGGAGGGCCACTAACTGAGCTGGAGCCCACCTGCATAGGTTGCTGCCCCTGGAACAGACCCTGCGGAGGGGTATTTCTGGGGGCAGGGGTCCCCCCTACAGAGGAGCTCTGGTCCTGGAATAACATGGGCTCTACTGGGTCTGTCTGGGCCACCTCAACCCTGACCCCCACCATGGTGGGCTGGGAGAACAAGAGGGAAGCAGGGCTGTCCTGGGGGCAAGGGGTGCTGTTGGAGGAGCCATGGGCCTGGGTACTAAAGAGAAGGGCTGGGGGCAGAGCCTGGGGTTTGAGGGAGGCGGTGCAGAGGAGGAGGCCGGTGGGCTGGGGCTGAGGGTGCTGGCTGGGGGGCAGAGTGCTAGTCTGGAACAAGGAGCTCTGCTGAGCCATGGGAAGCTGCTGGGTTTGCTGTAGTTGTGTCTGCTGAAGGGACTGCTGATGGTCCATGGGGGTGCTCTGCTGCTGCTGGGCCTGGAACATTGACATCGTCTGGGGCTCACAGGCTGATGTCTCCATGGAGGACAGGAACGCTAGCTGCTGTTGACTACCCTGGTTAGAGAGAGTGTTGGGAGAAAGGAACAGTGTGGACCCTGTGGCCTGCTGCTCCTGACTGAGGCTACCACTGGTCAGCACAGTCAGAGTGTTCTGCAGCAGGGCAGCCTGGTGCTGGGGGCTGGAGGTCTCTGACAGAGGCCTGGGGGACTGGAAGAGctgctggggaggagaggagtggggctCCTGGGGGAAGCTGGAGGTCTGGATGGTGAGCAGCTCCCCAGTCTTCTGGAGGAGAGACACAGGCTGCTGCTGGGGCTGAGCTGAGTGGATCTGGGGCTGGAGGAGCTCAGTCTGGAGctgctgttgtaactgttgttgaTGTAGCTGGTGCTGTTGCATGTTGCCTAGTGTTTGGTTTTGTTGTTGTAGGTTGTCCAGTACTTGTTGCTGCTGCTGAAGTTGTTGATGATCATGTAGCTGTATGTTTCCAAGTACCTGCTGCTGCTGAAACTGTTGATGTTGTTGTAGGTTACCCAGTATCTGTTGCTGCAGTTGTTGATCCTGTGGCTGTAATAATAATTGCTGTTGTAGCTGTATGTTGCCAAGGACTTGCTGTTGATgtaactgctgctgctgttgatgCATGTTGCCAAGGatctgctgttgttgctgttgtatCTGTAGGTGTTGTGTGGCCAGAGAGCCCTCAGCTCCCCCCAGTCTCAGGCTGTTCATGGTGTCCTGTACGTGTTGCTGCAGTGAGTCAGTGGAGGGTGTGGGGCTGTACAACACTGAGTTGAGCTGCTGTTGAGCCACTGCTGCCTCCATAACCTGTTGTACCAGGTCGCTTCCCCCTGCCTGGAGCTCCCTTACTGCCCTCTCCAGCTGGGCCACCCCGTCCTGGGGGAACAGGGGGAGCTGGGGCTGGGGTGCCATCTGGGACATGCCCACTACCACCACCTCACTGCTGGGGTTGGAGGAATCTTGAGGCAGGCTCTCCTGGGGGTCCCGGAGGAACTGCTGGGGTACCTCTGGGGGGACAGGGGGGAGGGTGGTGTTGTCGCTGGAGACAGGGAAGGAGGTGGTGGGGGCGAGGTCCTGCTTCTGGATGGTGCAGAGGGGCTCCAGGGAGGGGAAGACCGGGGACTGGGGGAAGTCAACCTCCCCAGGCTGGAGAGGCATGGGGCTGGGGAAGGACTCAGTGCTAGGCGGGGTGCTGGAGCTCAGCTCTAGGGTTTGCTGGACCGAGACGAGAGTGTCAGACGATGGCTAAAGGAAGGAGACAAAAAGAGAGGAATTAAATATTTTCTAGAATCTACACACTTCCCTACAATTTGCCCAATGACTGGATCCCGATGTCTTCTTTTATTGATACAACTAAAGAGTGACGTCCCAGCCAAACCATCTGATATAAATGTACATACAAGGATCCTGGGATAAACATGGCCGGTATATTTCTCCTACCTTGAAGAGTGCTGTGGATGGCGTATTGCTGGAGACCTCCATAGGGGTGACCTCCTGTCGTTTGACCAGTTCACCAGCAGACTGGGCAGGGTCAGAGGCCAGAGACTTGATCTGGTCCTGGAAGCTGCAGGCCTTAGCCAGAGATGACCCCTCTGTCTTCACAGACATGTCCAGGGAGTGCTCTGGTGTGGGACaaaacaaaaaagcaggttgaccaagtgagagaaacacacaccttgTATACCATAGAGGGAGCCTTAGTGAACCCTTCATCACTCCTTTCTTAGCAGAGCACACCTGAGTCTGGGGTATATGTGAAGGGCTGTACGTCATGTGACCTCCCGGCATTGGTCATGATGTAGACGcccacagagacaggagaggagacagacaggttgtggtAGGGAGGAACCTTCACGATCACATGATTCTAGAGGAAACACAACAGCATCATTAGGATTAGGACAAAGTCAGCTCATGATCCGTATGCATCTCTCATGCAATGATATCAATGGGCTACCTGATGGAACAGCTCCATGTCGATCTCTGCCTCGGCCTGCCACGAGTTATCATCTGGAAACAAATCAATGTTTTAtcaatatatatatcttttttaaagCCACTCAATGATGAGACATCACAGACACCACAAACAGAGGTAGAAAGGGATATGAGGAAAGGGAAAAGAGGACAGGAAAGAAAGGAAGAAGACAGGCAGGTTAGTGCTGGTACCTGCTGGGTTCTCCTGGAAGATGACCTTGGTTCCTTTGAGGAAGTTCTTCCCTATGATGAAGAGCTCCTCGCCTCCTCTCACTGAACAGCTGTGGAGACTCTTCTTCAGGATCTCTGGCACCCCCGCTGGCTGAGCTGGGGAAGGACACACACAGCAGAGTATGAATTGTAGCGGTATTAAttagagagaggtaaagaagattttgttcgggcgccaggcaggtattaaccatgCCGAAAGGAAAATAGTAGAACAGAGAGAGTACaactaccagacccacacacatcagcagaagagactgcctagagtgtagcctgtttcccggatagccagcggagagaaaagagaatacacaccctatagaACCCACATCACAGCACAGTCCTTCCACAATTCTTGGTAACCCCACCAAGCATACCTCATATaataataatggcagagcaattaaacagcaacttcatacaataaagaacccagtcatcaacagaggatTTGCAATAATTTGTATTCTCTTCccgtggaggagtgcagagggtatgaatgtgggggtgGTCATATACACAGAGGCCTTAAAAATGTCCACAATCTTCTCGGCCACATGTCCTTAGTACACCCCACCTCAACACAGTTCAAATAATAATACACACTTTAAAGCAATCTCCCTTTTAACTAAAATGTCCACCCAATTAGTTCTGGCAGGGCAATAATAGTCCAGCTCCAATGAACTTCAATGCATTAGGAAAATAGAGTCTGTTGCAGAGTAAAGCACTGGAACATagcgggaagagaaagagagaaagggaacaagagAGGTCTTAGCTGTGGTCTTTAGGGTGCAGGGGTACGGTCTGACTGTCCGATGGTGTGTTGGGTTGTAGGTTAAAGCTTCGcaacaatgttgctactaatccctTT contains:
- the nfat5a gene encoding nuclear factor of activated T-cells 5a isoform X2, with product MSQKSGGEAGQPPSASLASDATSSTSSPSPSSSQDMGDPCTTGPRPSTAPSTSAMEQPQPPLLLHHPSSAPREGSGDPGGSEMQGVEGALSTLGSGGCSGTSSGTGGGEPGAGGVGAQQQQPQNTPSKRRPVLSISPPPEDLFDDSNMSCQEDPAPAGPAGPDSEHSSSIWADDSASNFSLISSSSYNDNTEVPRKSRKRTPRQRPGPKPAPPEDSMDVFDADSAKAPHFVLSQLGPDKAKPSSLEAGCLLKGCLLSGQYPQKSEGKELKILLQPETQHRARYLTEGSRGSVKDRTQQGFPTVKLEGVSEPVVLQVFVASDTGRVKPHGFYQACRVTGRNTKACKEVDIEGTTVIEVPLEPSNAMSLAVDCVGILKLRNADVEARIGVAGSKKKSTRARLAFRVNIPHADGSVLTLQTTSSPILCTQPAGVPEILKKSLHSCSVRGGEELFIIGKNFLKGTKVIFQENPADDNSWQAEAEIDMELFHQNHVIVKVPPYHNLSVSSPVSVGVYIMTNAGRSHDVQPFTYTPDSEHSLDMSVKTEGSSLAKACSFQDQIKSLASDPAQSAGELVKRQEVTPMEVSSNTPSTALFKPSSDTLVSVQQTLELSSSTPPSTESFPSPMPLQPGEVDFPQSPVFPSLEPLCTIQKQDLAPTTSFPVSSDNTTLPPVPPEVPQQFLRDPQESLPQDSSNPSSEVVVVGMSQMAPQPQLPLFPQDGVAQLERAVRELQAGGSDLVQQVMEAAVAQQQLNSVLYSPTPSTDSLQQHVQDTMNSLRLGGAEGSLATQHLQIQQQQQQILGNMHQQQQQLHQQQVLGNIQLQQQLLLQPQDQQLQQQILGNLQQHQQFQQQQVLGNIQLHDHQQLQQQQQVLDNLQQQNQTLGNMQQHQLHQQQLQQQLQTELLQPQIHSAQPQQQPVSLLQKTGELLTIQTSSFPQEPHSSPPQQLFQSPRPLSETSSPQHQAALLQNTLTVLTSGSLSQEQQATGSTLFLSPNTLSNQGSQQQLAFLSSMETSACEPQTMSMFQAQQQQSTPMDHQQSLQQTQLQQTQQLPMAQQSSLFQTSTLPPSQHPQPQPTGLLLCTASLKPQALPPALLFSTQAHGSSNSTPCPQDSPASLLFSQPTMVGVRVEVAQTDPVEPMLFQDQSSSVGGTPAPRNTPPQGLFQGQQPMQVGSSSVSGPPSQQVELFLPQGSLSGLQGSMATQEQGNQAAAGETIFVMQSGLGVVGLQSTTSSPGKRPPEQLFQMGVNGNVGQPGGQPNLFVFGLQNDSSQLMTSSGSTMSAQSQPQNHNPLQASHIQPLMDPNMAQTTTPMQTNLQTPMQTNLQTPMQTGLQNAMSSLENALQANLQTPMQTNIQTAMQTNIQTTIETTPMQTNLQTPMQTNLQTPMSTSQNMEKIEDLLESLQEQ
- the nfat5a gene encoding nuclear factor of activated T-cells 5a isoform X1, which codes for MPSDFISLSSDLDLNSPKSLYSKESVYDLLPKELQLQPSSSKTDTPTMSQKSGGEAGQPPSASLASDATSSTSSPSPSSSQDMGDPCTTGPRPSTAPSTSAMEQPQPPLLLHHPSSAPREGSGDPGGSEMQGVEGALSTLGSGGCSGTSSGTGGGEPGAGGVGAQQQQPQNTPSKRRPVLSISPPPEDLFDDSNMSCQEDPAPAGPAGPDSEHSSSIWADDSASNFSLISSSSYNDNTEVPRKSRKRTPRQRPGPKPAPPEDSMDVFDADSAKAPHFVLSQLGPDKAKPSSLEAGCLLKGCLLSGQYPQKSEGKELKILLQPETQHRARYLTEGSRGSVKDRTQQGFPTVKLEGVSEPVVLQVFVASDTGRVKPHGFYQACRVTGRNTKACKEVDIEGTTVIEVPLEPSNAMSLAVDCVGILKLRNADVEARIGVAGSKKKSTRARLAFRVNIPHADGSVLTLQTTSSPILCTQPAGVPEILKKSLHSCSVRGGEELFIIGKNFLKGTKVIFQENPADDNSWQAEAEIDMELFHQNHVIVKVPPYHNLSVSSPVSVGVYIMTNAGRSHDVQPFTYTPDSEHSLDMSVKTEGSSLAKACSFQDQIKSLASDPAQSAGELVKRQEVTPMEVSSNTPSTALFKPSSDTLVSVQQTLELSSSTPPSTESFPSPMPLQPGEVDFPQSPVFPSLEPLCTIQKQDLAPTTSFPVSSDNTTLPPVPPEVPQQFLRDPQESLPQDSSNPSSEVVVVGMSQMAPQPQLPLFPQDGVAQLERAVRELQAGGSDLVQQVMEAAVAQQQLNSVLYSPTPSTDSLQQHVQDTMNSLRLGGAEGSLATQHLQIQQQQQQILGNMHQQQQQLHQQQVLGNIQLQQQLLLQPQDQQLQQQILGNLQQHQQFQQQQVLGNIQLHDHQQLQQQQQVLDNLQQQNQTLGNMQQHQLHQQQLQQQLQTELLQPQIHSAQPQQQPVSLLQKTGELLTIQTSSFPQEPHSSPPQQLFQSPRPLSETSSPQHQAALLQNTLTVLTSGSLSQEQQATGSTLFLSPNTLSNQGSQQQLAFLSSMETSACEPQTMSMFQAQQQQSTPMDHQQSLQQTQLQQTQQLPMAQQSSLFQTSTLPPSQHPQPQPTGLLLCTASLKPQALPPALLFSTQAHGSSNSTPCPQDSPASLLFSQPTMVGVRVEVAQTDPVEPMLFQDQSSSVGGTPAPRNTPPQGLFQGQQPMQVGSSSVSGPPSQQVELFLPQGSLSGLQGSMATQEQGNQAAAGETIFVMQSGLGVVGLQSTTSSPGKRPPEQLFQMGVNGNVGQPGGQPNLFVFGLQNDSSQLMTSSGSTMSAQSQPQNHNPLQASHIQPLMDPNMAQTTTPMQTNLQTPMQTNLQTPMQTGLQNAMSSLENALQANLQTPMQTNIQTAMQTNIQTTIETTPMQTNLQTPMQTNLQTPMSTSQNMEKIEDLLESLQEQ